DNA from Ananas comosus cultivar F153 linkage group 12, ASM154086v1, whole genome shotgun sequence:
GACCCTCCCAAACCTCGGGGCCGCCCGCCATGGAAGAGCCCCTCGAGCCCTCGTCTCCCGATCGTCCCGTTCCCCTCCTCCCTCCGCGTCTCCTGCGCTCGatcatctccgccgccgccgccggcgacgacgacgacgacgacggcggcatAGCTAACTACGTGCGCCTCCTCCTCCGGGAGATCGAGGACATGCCCAAGCCCGGATCCCGCCACCAACCCCCTCGACGCGCTCGCTAGGGCGCTCGCCGACGCCGCGCGGCGCCTCAGGGGCCCCGCGGTGGCCGCAGTGCTCATCGGCGCCCTCGTCGTCGGCGACCCCTTCGCCGCTCTCGCCGCCCCCTCCGGTGGACGGGTCGGAGGGTCGGCGTTCTCTTCGTCGTCGCGGTCGCGGTCTTATTCTCCTTCTCAATCCCGCTCTTCTTCTTCGTGGAGCTATTATGCGGCCCCTTCAGCGCCGTTCTATTCTTCCTCCCCGTTCGTGTCGGTCGGGCCGGCCGTCGGCGTGGGGTTTGGGGCCGGCTCCGGGTTTCTCGTCATCATGATGGGCTTTGCGGCGTTTCTGTTGGTCGGAGGGATTCTTTCCGACTGGTCCGGCAGCGCAAGTGTTCTTACGGAGACGCAGAAGACGACTGTAATTAAGCTTCAGGTGGGAATTTGTACAATCTTCTGAGAATTAGTGCAGTTGATTGGATATGCATTCTTAATGATCTATTGTTTAACAACTTGCAAAGAACTTCTCTTTGCTAAAGGATTCCAATGAGAGGTATAGGATTTGTAAAAGGtgcaaaaaaaaggatttttgcTTGCAACAGTTAATTTTAGAAAGGTATTGAGAGGTAAAGGGTGATGAGTAATGAGGAATTAATTTGGTGAAAAATGTTTTCAAAGTTGGGTTGGTAAAAATgatccatttggccaaagtggAGTAACTCAGGTCTTAAATTTGTTCGGTTTGGTGTGGTTttatcttctgtttttttttttttgggtgatgATGACATGTAGCTAGAGGGCATATTCTTGATTGATCTTTGTATCATGCTTTTGACTTTTGAATTggtttatagatttttttaccTTATGAAGTGTGAATGTAAAGACTACTTTCTATTTAAATAACAAATTATCCTTTTTAGTGTCATGGAAATTATGTTGAAACTTAGACATAATTTTAGTATGTTATATGTGTACTACAAGCAGATTTTAGTTTCTTATGTTTGCTTGCATTTTCAGGTTGGCTTGTTGGGCATGGCTCGATCATTTCAAAGAGAACTTGATCGAATTGCTGAGAGTGCAGATACATCCACCCCAGAAGGGTTAAATTATGTCCTACAAGGTAAAACCGTGTCAAGCTCATATTTACCATTTTGATGTTGCGTATATGAACCTTGACACTTCTGcaacttttgtttgaaaagttTTCTGCATGTTTTGTAGTTTGTGTGTTTATTTGCTACTTTGCCATATAAATATAATGTTCTATGATTCAAGTTCAGTttaaagtaaattatattttacagaTTACTATTTCTTATGTTTGGCTATCAAGCTTAAGTTAGTTATGCATGTCTCTGATGAAAATGGTTGGAAATTGTTTATTCAGTGCATTAGTCAAACCTGTTGTCATCAGTTTAGTACTTATAGTTATTATGAAGTACGGAATACGGATAACATATTTGCCATGCAAGTCATCACAGCACTCATCATTGCAATCGTTTTCAGGAGAGGAAAATAATCTCTTAGAACCTTTGTCTAGATCCACAAATAGTGGTTCATGGTTGTTATGTTGATAATTCAATCAGGATATGTGTGTACTGTGTAGATTGAGTTGAGTCGTCTTGTTACTAATTAGCAATTATTACAGCTATGTATTTGTATGTAGATGACATGAGGAAAGAAATAGGGTGAACCAATTTTGttttttgcaaaattttcttttgttgctgTATAGCTATTCATAGTTTGGAAAGCAAGATAATCTCTTGGTGTCCTCTTGTCAAGTTATGTTGTCATGTGACTAGAACATCTTGCTCAAGGGATAGTTGAGCTTCGGTTCAACAAATTTTGGTAGTGCTTACTTTATAAGACTTGTAATGCGTTTTGTAAAACATTAAGAGAGGACTGGatcttattaataaaaattagcgAAGCCAACTTCCTTATTCTGCTATTGGTATCCTCTGGCTCTTGCTTGTCTCTATATTAGTTTTCAATAGCATTCCTCAACCTTGCTGAGCTTCTATTGTTCACCGCACTGCTTCCTGGTTTTGTACTTAATCATTAAGTTCCTTGTTTCATAAATAGCTCTAGTATTTTTTGAGCTTTATGTTGTGCTTCAGCTTTTGATTATTCTTACAGAATTAAGTTTATTCTGTGTACTCTAGAAGTTTCTACTGTCTTAACCCTTTAGTAGCACATCAAAAATTTCAAGTATTGGTCTCTTTTTATGAGTTTTCTCTTCTCATTATGTTCTAGAGACGGTGTTGGCTTTGCTTCGACATCCAGATTGCTGTATCTCTGCCTACTCATATGTAAGCAACTCTTTGTCTTCTTAAATCATTTCCGAGCTCAACTTTTATTAGCTAAACGGCTGTTTGATGGCTTTCTTGGTTTGATATTAACGTTAGGCCCTAATTTGCGTCAATATTGCCGATCACACCTGATTTCATGCTTTGGAAGTCCAAAAAGAATATGAAATCACTTTTGGAGCTTCCCCCCTCCCATGCTCTAAGATGGTGGCAGGAACCGCTACCAAGAAGCCGTCATCAAGAATCTCCTTGATCTCGTCCTTGTTACCTTCTACATGATGGGTCTGGGGGGAAGGAAAAGTGAATGTGGAATAGCAGACAAAGAACCGAACTCGCTATTGAAAACATACATTTTTTATGCATGCTATTAGTATTTCTTGGCAATTCATTGCAGAAGCCATTTAGATCTAATTCCTATTATCACCGCATATGTTTCTTTAAATGCTTTGTAATGCTTAGGTTCATCTGCGAATTTGTGCGGGCATATTAGTGGAGCAGTGTTCTGTACTCCTGATTTGCTTTTGATCATGTTCTTATCTGCTTAGAACTTTTTCATACTATACTGAACATGTAACTCTGGGTACTGAACTTTTTAAGGTTGATGTAAAAAGAAGTATAGAAAGCGGTGAGAAACGTTTCAGTCAACTTTCGATTGAGGAGCGTGGCAAATTTGATGAAGAGACCCTTGTGAATGTAAACAGCATCAAGAGGCATAAAACGACTAGCCAGAAAGCAAGTGGTTTTAGCAACGAGTATATTGTGGTAAGTAAATActcttgtatttttaaaaaaagcttttGAAGGTTGGTTAGTCGTCCCAAGCCATAGTTTAGGTGGATTCCATGTGTCTTTTCCCTGTCAAAAAGCTATGAATTAATTGATTCTTATAGTGTACATCTTTTATTATTGTCTAGCTTCTATGTTTAAATCTCTAGTTATGTCAGAAATTTGTTTGGTATTTCCATAAACTATCTTCAGTAAAAAAAGGTTTTACGGCCACAGAGTTTCAGTTTATCCAATTGTAatctgatttttgttttttctcacTCTCACCTATTGTGTTTGTCTCCATGTTGTTGTACCACATGCTTAGGTCACAATTCTGGTCGCTGCCGAAGGTGTACACAAGCTACCTGTTATCAATAGCAGTGCGGACTtgaaggaggcactgcaaaagCTTGGCTCGATTCCTCCCAGCAAAACCCTGGTATTGTTTTAGCCTTACGCCTAGTTTGATAATGTGGCGGCTAAAAGCGTATATTTTATACTATGAAAGGCCTCCAAATTTTAaagtgtttttaattttttctcttttttatgttATAAAATTGTAGCGGCAATTGCAATTGGAGAAGCAGCATGCATATGCTTCTCCGGAGGCGGTTGCCACTACAGCTTTCTATCACTGGATCGGAAGCGCTTTGAAATTTTTGGGCCTTGCAATGCATAATTTGTTTACTCGAGCGAGAGTTTTGTGGAAAAGATACCCACTTCTATTTCAAGTTTGAATGCTGATGTACTTACGCGAGCGAATCTTTCTTTCCGCAGGCTGTCGAGGTCCTCTGGACTCCTCAGAACGAGAACGACACGCTGTCGGAGAGGGAACTCCTTGAAGACTATCCCCTATTGAGGCCCTTGTAACGGCAACTCGGCAAGCATTGGTCCACTTTCCATGGTCCATCCATATTTCTAAAAGAATATGTGCATACATAATCTCAACACAGATAAACGAATTTGGCGCTAGGGCACGATAAAGTTTGTTCATTTCACAGTCGTGTTGTAAGTTGTAACCCCAATGTGTTCGGTCGAGTGGGTCGTGGCAGTTTTGATTCATTGGCGATAGAACCTAAATActacagcttttttttttttttttctccttttttggtTTGGGTCCATGTGAAAGACTACCAGAATATGAAGGTGTATAAAAGTAccaaaattttgatacttataTTTCAATTTGGATGATGAGGCATCAACATTGACAATTGAACGCTAATAATgtagaatatttaaatttaattaatattaatatttataagctttaatttaaatttatttagaatttgagaATAATTTTTATCGTTGATGCAAGATGTGCCCTTTAACTGGTCAAGCTAATTTACTGACGATAGTGTCAGAAAAGGTGAAATGGCAGAGACTATTTCAGAAACGGCGGTGGTCATATAGTGTGTACTTCTATTATCCTGTCATTCGAGACAGTTTCCATCTAATTAGTTTTTAGTAGATAAGTGGGCGTAATTTGGGATAGTAAAATATTCTAGGTAAATTTGTATACAATTTATctcaattatttttcatttcgattttactacctaacatttaaaaattttgattttattgcctaatcttttaatttatttgatttaagccaATTAGTAATTCATTGacctcaaaatttgaatgcttcgtttatttctacatatttaattagtttaatttgtgCAATTtacgtaattataaatttatttaagtaagcaattaacttaaattttgtatcccAAAAATCATCAAATCACTTATTAATCAAACAAATAGAAAGATTGGGTACtaaaagcaaaattttgaaaggttagacagtctaatttcaaaattttgagaaattagatagtcaaatcaaaatattttatacattcTTAACAGATATTCTACTTTGTATATGACAGAGACAAATACTAAGATTTAACACTTCTCCGTTATATAATTTTCACAGTACAATTACATGTACATATTAAACATTACACTCTATTAAgagtaaatgaaataaaataaacataaacatagCAAGGATAACCCCCTTTCCCCCCAACCcccacccccaaaaaaaaaaaaaaaaaacaaaaaaaacaaaaaacaaaatttacagTACAAATAATATTACAACTGCGCTGCTCTGCCAGGGATAGCCTTCTTGTTGAAGTTATTTCTTTTGTATCATTTGTCCAAACTCATTCTtcagttgttgttgttgttgttgttgttgttgttgttgttgttgtgaaTGTCCTCAATCAAAGCTCAAAGCCGAGCCATAGGCATTTCCTTGTACCGTTCCAATCCGGATCCATAACCTGTTACAATACAATAATTAATTTCattattaatttcattattaatttcattattACTATGAGCTACACATGATATAATACAAtattattacataaaaaatgAGGAGGTAACGCAGATGGTGTGTATGGGTGAGAGTTGTTCAAGAGGCCGGGGATCGATTCCCCGTGTGTTTTCGGTGTGTGGTGGATTGTGTGGGCCTACGGGCTTGGGCCCATTTTCAAAATTgtaatgaaagaaagaaaagaaaagtggaCCTGCATGGCTAATACACTACTGtgactactactactactactactcacCAGTAGTCTCTgtatgatgatgatggtgatgatcaTCGTCGTCCAGGGAGTAACATATTCTTCTAAAGACATCCATGTCTTCCTCGAACAAGGAGACGTAGGCGTCGATGCTCCGGCTCTGCCGTCCCTCCCCGACCAAGCCCCGTGACGACGGCACGAGGAACATGAGCCCCTCGACCGGGTAGTACGACGGCACGAAGTAGAAGGGGcatccgcctccgcctccgctgccgCCTATGTCCAGCTCGCGTATCGGAAACCTGAGCCAGCTGTCGACGTCGACGTTCGGCTTCAGCACCCACTGGTCCGGGTCGACCGTCGACACCagcccctccgccgcctccgacgcCGCGAAGTCGATGAACGACTTGAAGTACCGGTCCCCGACCCTCGCGATCTCGCCGCGGATGAGGTCGACGGCGTAGCGCAGCGGCTGCGCCGTGAGGTCCCGCGCCTTCGCCCGCGGGTAGGCCCAGAGGATCACGTTCCCGAAGTACTCGCGGGGGAGGGGGGGCCTCATGCGGTGCCGCCCGTCGACGGAGATGCGCACGCGGGTGGTCTCGCCGCCCGGCAGCCCCCGGGCCCTCGTCATCGCCCGCCAGACGTGCGCGACGACGCACTCGAACGTGCTGCCGGCCCCGCCCGCCGCCTGCTTCAGCCTGGCCAGAAACTCCTCGCTGAAGTGCACCTTCTGCGTCGCGACGGGCCTGGCGGCGGTCGCCATCGCCTCCTCCTCGACGGCCGCGGGGAAGCGCTCGGAGGCGAGCTCCGTCCCGAGGTGCTCGAACTCGACGGCCGGCGGGTCGCGCGGGGCGCAGAGCGCGGCGCGGTCGCGCGCCGGCGGCCTCACGGGGGCGCCGCGGGCCGCGCGGCACCAGTCGACGAGGAACTGCGTGGTGGCGGGGCCGTCGGCGACGCGGTGGTACATGGTGAAGCCGACGACGAGCGCGCCGCACGCGAAGCGCGTGAGCTGGACCTGGAGCAGCTCCCCGGGGCCCTCGTCGGGGCTCGGGTGCAGGGCCAGCCACGACGGGGACGGGTCCGGGCTCACGCAGGCGTCGTGGGGGGCGTCGACGTAGGCCTCCACGAGCCGCACCCCCGCGTCGTTCAGCAGGATCACGGGCTTGCCGTCGCCGTCCGCCGAGAGGCGCCCGGCCCACTCGCGGTAGGCGGCGAGCGCCACCGCCAGGGCCCGGACCAGAACGGAGTTGGGAGGGGTCGGGGGGCGGTAGGCGAAGAGGACGGCGATGTGCGCGTCGTCCGTCACGCGGTCGAAGGGCGTCAGCGGGACGTGCTCGGTGGCGTCGGCGGCGCGGGGACGATCATCACCACCGTAGAGGGGCTTCAGGATTCGTGAACTCTCCACTCTCACCTTCATGGCttcgaaattttaatttggtgAATCTCCCCCCACAAGTACTACTCTCAACTAGCTAACTAAACTATATTTTGATCCGGTATGTAACAACGTGGCTAGAGGATCTCTATATGTGTTTTGATGTTGTTTGTGCTCTTCTACAATGAATGAATAAAAGTGGGAATGACCCTCGCGAGCTTAAATAGAGGTCACGTTTGGACCTAAGGGTTGTAATTCAACAGTGCTGTGTTTAACGTAGACTTAGTATTCCGCACTAAGTATTTAATGGGATGTGTACAATAATAGCTAGTGTCGTTAAGTGAAtaacaaattttcaaatttttattctcCTAAATAGAGGTCACGTTTGATCAGGTATatcctttatttatttctttctattctttactttatattatatataaaattaaattacggCTAATTAATTATGACTATTTCAAAGTTGGTGGCAGCTGCATGTGCTTGCTCCGAATCCTTGTGCCAAGTACAGATATGTAGATCCGTACATTTACTAGGGTTTAGCAAgttgcaaataaaataaaatcgttGAATGAGTCCTCAATTGTAGCTCACTTAATTAAATTGctaagttgttgttgttgtttttttttttttttttttttttgagagagataggtcgctacccgctttgtttattttatttagaaataaacttagctagaaatgtgaatcaaataggattcgaatttgggtctcgggtaccaaccaccaagccctttgccgctTGCTCTAAGGATGGTCGGTATTGCTAAGTTGTTGTTAATACACTTATGGCGTTACGTTTTGGACATTTTCCATGTGATGATCATTAATTCtgcaattaaaaaataagatattctttaatattagagataaattatcTACGTatccttcaaaatttttgaaatatcatatttatcGCTACTTCTTGTATATTTcttcgttattcaaaaatatctctGTTGTTGTAAGTGTGCCTAAGTATTTTAGGGTTAAATATTCTAAGTTAAAGTTTTACTGttgttaaaaaatagttaaaatatctattttgtttctaaattaaggagaaataaaaaaattagtatattttaaaagaCATAGAGATAACGATTGTTTTTAACGGTTCGTTAACATAATTTAATTCTTGAAATACATTTGAAAGAAtttgaatcttaaaaagatattttaaatattaaccttctaaaaaaaataaataaaagagtcaaaaatttttcagaactatataagtaattactccttaaaattattattattcaattatCGTACCGTTTAAAAGCAGTAACTTAACAATCAAATCACAAGTTCTCATCCGTAGCTCAAgaagaattaattaataagctAAATTAATCATCAGGTGGGTTACCTCCTTAAAAATTGTGCCGATGAAACCCAGCGGAAACAAGTGCTGGAATTCTATGGGTGCTAGCTTAATTTACttaatagggataattgcctatatacccctcatacattcggatatatccgatctacctttgcttttttttttttctttctaaaatgcccctcatatgttccaccgttattctaaaatatcccTGCAGTTATCCTTtgttagcttaactcgggttaaacatgagttaaatgtatactagagttaaaatctaaataaaatacctattttgcccctatCATATTATACTAATTTCTTAAGTTatcctcctcatcctcttcgtcattctccttctccctcctcctcctatcGTCGTCCCCAACCCCGACCCCAACCCTATCGTCGCGGAGAGGACGGCGACCCCTTCGACCCCCCGCTCCTCCTTCCCCCGCCCCGCCCTCGACTCCCTCCTGTCCCTCCGCGACGTCGTCCTCTCCGGGCAATTCCGCTGGGGCGACCACCTCCGCCCCTTGGTTCCCTCCCTGCgcgcctccaccgccgccaactTCTCCGCCCTTTCGAAGCGCAAGCTCCGTGCCCTCCAGGAGCTCCTCCATTCCAGGACCGGCTCCTCCACGAGCTCCTCCTCCGCCNaaaaaaaaaaaaatcctattaaAGCCATTCAAGTCActaattttaacaaaatctctaatttaaatAACAAAAGTACCTTTACTAagccaattttttttctttatttaatttttctatatattctttgctttatataaaatcaaattacGGCTAACTAATTACGACTAATTCAAAGTTGGTGGCAGATCTGCATGAATTGCTAAGTACATGCAGAAATGTAGATTCGTACAATTACTAGGGCTTAGCAAgttgcaaataaaataaataaaatcgttgaatgagttttgaatgattCCTCAATTGTAGCTCTCTTAAATTGCCACGTTGTTTTTAATACACTAATGGCGTTCTCGGGCCCAACGTTTTGGACATTTTCCATGTGATCGTTAATTCAGCAATTAAAAAATGATATGTTCTTTAAAATAagcaataattatttatatcgTTCTCGAAATTTATGAagtatatatcatatttatcGCTACTTCTCgtatatttctccgttattcaaaaatacctcGATTGGTTGTGTCCTTAAGTCTTCTGAAGTTAAACCTATGTTGAATTTCtaccataattaaaaaatagttaaaatatctattttgttctttcttgAATTAAAGccaaataagataaattgatGATGATAAAAagctatatttatttaatagagATAACGGTTGTTTCTAACGGTtcactaacaaaatttaattctcaaatatatttaaaagaatttgtaatcttaaaaaaatatttttaatactaacCTTCCAAGagcgataaataaaaaaaaataagaaagtcgaaaattttttagtaacatataagtaattgccttttaaaattattattattcaactattgtttcttttcttaaaacACAATCAAATCACAAGTTCTCACCCGTAGCTGTAAAAGACGAATTAATTAATAAGCTAAATTAATCATCAGGTGTGTTACCTCTTTAAAAATTGTGCCCATGAAACCCAGTGGAAACAAGTGCTGGAATTCTATGAGTGCTTAATTTACTTAATACAAATCCTAacgaaattttatatatatataaaattaattaatattaattaattttaagttatGATGTTATACCGACATTACtgattaaattatatatggtCGAACCATTAATCAAATTCGCCAACAAACATTGAACGTAGAACTTGTCTAattaatcttataaaatatagaaCACATGTGTACATTGTGAAAAGCATATtctatcactacaacaaaaacggtctatagcgacacttttaaatgtaggtacatgtcaaaaaagtactgctagttaaaattaccgacacttttaaaaagtgttgctatatgtggggtcgctaggtatatagtgacagctAAAAAGTGTCGCTacaatctaaaagagtgctgctaatttaccaacacttatttaagcatttagcaaccgccgaaactctatctcgttggctgcggtggcagaggaggacgacaggaaaggctcttcgtctagaatttcagtaaattgagtaaagagagaagaaaagatttaattgatttttcttttttttttcttttctgtttgtaatcgggccaaatggactggatttggtggattgagtagagtaatcttttatttttggttggattgggctttatatttaggcattagtagatgttttttaaagttttagcataaatgggacacttactcaaaagtgtcccaaacatgtgtctctataacctaattctgttgtagtgtatattatataaaaaaaaaatctttaaaatatcACAATGTACGTCACATGTATATTTTGGGCACTTTGCTCAGAATATTCCATGCTCTACGTACCTACTTAATATGGAAACCAACTTATAATAGGAGGACAAGATAGCCACTATAAAATTCCTAAATTAGGAGTCAAATGATGGGTAGGTCAGATgcacaatattataaaattgctAAAACAGGGGAGATAAGTTGCAGGTCCAAATTGCACTTCTTTTTAGAGTTGCAGATTTTTAGGGTTTGAATTTTGAACGGACAATATATGAGCCAGGTCCAAAATAATATTACTAATAATAACagctgaaaattttatttttattttttatttttttttgaagtttattgTAGACCCTTTATTCAAAGAATTTCTATAGAAATCAGATAATAGGGTACTTTTAAACAAGCATGCAATTCGTAATCATCGGTGCCTAACACACTTGGTCAAagttgaaaaaacttcaaatatcatctctatggttttgcactttcttattttagtactctgtggtttaaagtgtattattttcgtatcttataattttattttattttttttgttatccgctccactaatttttttaattaaatcagtgacgaagttaaaactaaagaataataTAGTGATATTCGATAAACTAAAGGTGGGGtaactgaagttttttatatataatttaacaaaaagttaacggagggattcacgaaaagagaaaaatgaaaccatagaatactaaactaatatattttaaaccacaaagtactaaaatgaaaaagtgtgaaaccacatgagtggtatttaaagtttatcgttaaaagtttaaatattaatatttcagATCTCAACTTCGAAATCTAATAACTTCACATTTCTAGCCGATAtaccattctctctctcaaaaaaaaaaacacacacacacacacacacaagtgGGAATTAGAAGCAGCTAATTGCGCCTACAATTAATCAACtgatattttttgtattattatatgTGCGGATACTATGAGAAGCAGAGTTTTATTATCAGATGGACTGCGTAAGCATATGCATCACTCTTATCTCACTTGCATGGAGATTAATTTGAGAGtaaattttctcactttaattaATCTTCGCTCTTCTAAcgctataaaataaaattatggtaTAACCTGTTGCTAGAAATAGCTTTTTCAGATATTTTAGAtctttttaaaatgcaaaaactatatatattttta
Protein-coding regions in this window:
- the LOC109718470 gene encoding uncharacterized protein LOC109718470, which codes for MATLSLLERVSLLRDPPKPRGRPPWKSPSSPRLPIVPFPSSLRVSCARSSPPPPPATTTTTTAAYPDPATNPLDALARALADAARRLRGPAVAAVLIGALVVGDPFAALAAPSGGRVGGSAFSSSSRSRSYSPSQSRSSSSWSYYAAPSAPFYSSSPFVSVGPAVGVGFGAGSGFLVIMMGFAAFLLVGGILSDWSGSASVLTETQKTTVIKLQVGLLGMARSFQRELDRIAESADTSTPEGLNYVLQETVLALLRHPDCCISAYSYVDVKRSIESGEKRFSQLSIEERGKFDEETLVNVNSIKRHKTTSQKASGFSNEYIVVTILVAAEGVHKLPVINSSADLKEALQKLGSIPPSKTLAVEVLWTPQNENDTLSERELLEDYPLLRPL
- the LOC109718153 gene encoding agmatine coumaroyltransferase-2-like, which encodes MKVRVESSRILKPLYGGDDRPRAADATEHVPLTPFDRVTDDAHIAVLFAYRPPTPPNSVLVRALAVALAAYREWAGRLSADGDGKPVILLNDAGVRLVEAYVDAPHDACVSPDPSPSWLALHPSPDEGPGELLQVQLTRFACGALVVGFTMYHRVADGPATTQFLVDWCRAARGAPVRPPARDRAALCAPRDPPAVEFEHLGTELASERFPAAVEEEAMATAARPVATQKVHFSEEFLARLKQAAGGAGSTFECVVAHVWRAMTRARGLPGGETTRVRISVDGRHRMRPPLPREYFGNVILWAYPRAKARDLTAQPLRYAVDLIRGEIARVGDRYFKSFIDFAASEAAEGLVSTVDPDQWVLKPNVDVDSWLRFPIRELDIGGSGGGGGCPFYFVPSYYPVEGLMFLVPSSRGLVGEGRQSRSIDAYVSLFEEDMDVFRRICYSLDDDDHHHHHHTETTGYGSGLERYKEMPMARL